The DNA window TACTGCCCTGAGCCCTGCAGTGGGGCGGGCAGCAACCCAAACCCGGCGGCTGGGGTTTCAGAGGCAAGGCAGGGTGGCCGTGCTCCTGAGGTCACCTCCTCATCTGCAGTGTACCACAGCAGAGCCATCCCTAGGGCAGACACGTGCCTCTCTGTGAGCTGAGGGGATGCGGGGACTCTGGGCGAGCCCGGctgctcccccctcccagcaGCCACCCTCCGCGCCTCTCCCTGCCAGCTCTTGCACTGTGCTGCCGGAGACAGCCACCATGACCCTCACCAAAGGCTCCTTCACCTACTCCAACGGGGAGGAGTACCGTGGCGAGTGGAAGGAAGGTGAGATGGGGCGGGAGGGGTcggtgctgcctgtgctgggggccAAACAGCCCCCACGTCCCTGCAGAGCACCATGCCGGGGCAGTCCCTGCCTCCTTCTGTCCAGCACTGCCTGTTCCGTCCAGCCCTGCCTGTTTCCGCCCTCGCCTAGGTCGCAGGCATGGTGTTGGGCAGCTGACGTTTGCCGACGGCACCGCCTATGTGGGGCACTTTGAGAATGGGCTCTTCCATGGCTGCGGCGTGCTCACCTTCTCCGACGGCTCCAGGTGAGCGTGGCACCCCTGCGtacaccccccccccgggtgtCCCCACTTGcttctggggagctgctgcctcaggaACTCCCCCCATGCAGGTACGAGGGGGAGTTTGTGCAGGGCAAGTTCAACGGCGTCGGCGTCTTCACCCGCTGCGACAACATGACCTTTGAGGGCGAGTTCAAAGGCGGGCGCGTGTATGGCTTCGGTGAGTGCCTGGCGGCatggtgcaggcagctgcagccccgcgctgctccagctcagcacagccctgtCCAGCGTCTCCCGCTTTGTCCCTCCAGCCTGGTCCCGGTTGGTGCTGCTCCCTGCCACTTCActcccagcccttccctcccctccccaggtcTCCTGACCTTCCCCGACGGCTCCCACGGGGTGCCGCGCAACGAGGGCTTCTTTGAGAACAACAAGCTGTTGCGGCGGGAGAAATGCCCAGCCGTCATCCAGAGGGCCCAGGGCGCCTCCAAGTCTGCCCACAACCTGACAGCATGACGGTGCCCCGCGTCCCCTCCTGCCGCAGCATGGACCCTGCTGCTGGGCACTGGCTGGCCCCGCCATCCCCAGAGCAGGGACGTGGCACTGCTGGGTGCCCCTCTGCCCTCTGTCCTCATCAAGGCCCCCCCCACTGAACCCCCGCAGCTGGGGGGGATGGGGCCCTCTGCTCTCCACCCAAGTGCCCCGGGGCAGCCATGGTGCCTTCTCTCTCTGGCTATAGCCCTGgcagctgccagagcagcaggGGGACAGGGTGGCCAGGGCTCGGCCCCTCTGTCCCCCAGGAAGGCTGTGGACCACCGGGGCTGCTAGCCTGCTGCAGAGGATGGAGCAGGGCTGTAGGGGCTGTGGCTGGCCCCTGACCCCACTGCCAGGGTGCCTTGGACGGGAGCTGCTGGCTGGACCACATGTCCATAGaggggcagctcctggccccCTTCACTACCGTGGTCCCGAGGCAGGGTGGGCACCTCCGGCACCCTGTGGCCTCCGCCCTTAGCTCTGAGTGACTGGCCATCCCCTGCGTGCCCTTAGCAGGGTGACATGGTGCCCCTGAAGGACCCAGCCTGCTCTCAGGGCCAGCTGATGGGCTGTGTCCTCCTCATTCCTGTGCCAATCCAGCCCACCCACTGCCTTGGGGACATCTACAGCAGCATCCCCACTGAGGGGGACCGAGGGACGCCCAGCCTGGCCCACGTCTGCTGCACgctgggggagggcaggagcaaTAGCGAGCAAGgagcagggtcagctggagcCTGGGATGAGGGGCACGAGCAGGGCTGCGTggggtgccagggctggagcagggggccTGGGAAGGGTGGGGGTGGGATAGGGGCGTGGCAaaggggcaggcagggtgggcagggggcaCACAGCTCCCCATCGTGCCCCCTGCACACATTCTTCATCTCCCCCCTGCGTGCTCACCTTCACCCCCAGTGAGGTCTGGCTGGCCATGGTGCAGGGGTCCTGGCAGCCCTCACAGCCTGGTGGTGGGCTCTAGGGGCCGTGCCCTCCCTGCCGGTCTCTGCCCGCTCCGGTCCCGTGCCTTGCCATGACCCTGccttgtgctgctgcctgcacaggcCTCAGCTGAGTAAACCACGTTGCCAAATGCCTGGGCCGTGTCCTTTTTGCTGGGACCAGGGATGGGTGGGGGGCTGCTTGCGTGGGCAGGACTGCAGACACAGAGTGGGGGCAGCAGGTTTATTCCCAGCTCACGGTGCAGGGATCCATCCCTTCCTaggtggggacagcaggaccctgggggctggcagggatGCAAGTGTGGCCAGGGGGTGCGGGGTGTCCCCCTCTACCCACTCTGCTCAGGGCAGCCCTGTCCAGCAGGAAGGAGTGAGATGGGTGGCTTTCTCCTGGCCTCGTCCCACTGTCCCCACCACATCCCCAACTCCTGGGGTCCCTGGCTCCTGCCTTCGTGgtgcagggaggggtgggggggacccctCACAACCAGCCGTTGGCACTGAAGGCGCCCCTCAGCTCCTCAACCTGCGGGGGGCTCAGTGGGGCCAGAGGTGCACGGCAGGGACCCCCGTAGTAGCCAAACCACTCCATGGCCTTCTTCAGTCCTGGGATTCCAAACCGACGGGTGACCTGCAGGAGGGAGGGTGCGGGGGCTTGCTGGTTCGTGTGGGACACAGCAGCATGCTCTGTGGGCTCCTGCACCAGCCCCATGCAGGGCTGCAAGGCTGGGCAGGCTGCGGGGTGGCTGCAGCCCCGCAGTGAAGTACCTGCAGTGGAGTGGGAGGCCCAGGGAGGAGCAGCTCTTCCCCCCATCGCTGCCTATAAATAGGTGGCCTTGCCTTCAGGGGGTCAGGCAGGGACCTGCTGCCAGTGGACACACTGTTCCTGGCATGGCAGGGCTGGCATTTCCCACCCCTCTGCCTCCAGGCTCACTTGGCTCACCGGCCGGGTTCTGTTCATCCTGTCACCCCTAGACCACCACTCCACCCCCCACAGCCCCAAGGACCTCCATCCTTTGCTGCCTCCCAGTGCTGTCATGGCCTGgcacccccaccctgcagcatccCAGAGGGTGCTGCCCACTCACCGCCGTGTTGGGCTCAATGAGCCGGTGCTGGAGGTCACGGGCCTCCTGCCAGTGGCCCTTGCGGCACAGGTGGTCCAGCTGGCACAGCGGGGCACCCAGGACATTGGCGAGGGCACAGACCCCCCCAGATGCACCTGGGGACACCAGAGCACATTGGCAGCCCGTTTGGCATGCGATGCCAAACCAGCACCTCCCAGGCATTGCTGTCTCTCACctgcctcctcccacccagctgccAGTCCCTACCAGTGCCCCCGGGGCAGCATCCCATGCTCCCAGCTGAGCAGGGGCAGTAGCACCTACCCAGGGCATAGCTCGCCATCAGGAAGCCAGCCGATCCCGCCAGCACCTGGAAATCCTCCTGCCGTGTCTTGTGGACCATCAGCCCCATGCGGGTAATCTGGAGAGAAACACGCTGTGCCCCGGGGCAGGCATCACCCCGTCTCCCCTCCATGGGGCTCATGCGGCATCCCCAGGGCCCAGGGGAGGGCTGCAAGTCCCAGCTCCCCATTCCCAGCTTGGGGCAAGGTTTGATGGCAGCCAGCCCCAGGAAAGCCTTGCCCCACTCACATCCCCACCGCTGTCCTTGATCCCGACGATGTTGGGGTGCTGAGCCAGGGTGAGGACAGCCTCCAGGGGCAGGTCCAGGCCAGTGTTGGCAGGGACGCTGTAGAGCACCACGGGAATGGGGGATGCATCGGCAACCTACGGGCAGCCGGGCAGAACTCAGCAGCTGGGGTGGGTCAGAGATGTGCGCGATGCACTCCCTGTCcgtgctgctgccccagctggggctgccagCGGGCACCAGACATGGCTCACCTCCGTGTAGTGCTGGACCAGGGCGGCGCTGGTCATGGCGCCCCGGTAGTAGCAGGGTGTCACGACCAGCGCCACATCGGCCCCTGCCTCTGCCATGTTGACTGTCAGCTCGATGGTGGCCTGGgtggctggggaggaggcagaggggtgAGGGATGCCCCGGGGGGGACACATGGCCCCCACGCTGCCCACACAGGCACTCACATTCACAGCCtgagccagccagcagcaggcgGTCCCTGGGCAGAGCCCGGCGCACGCAGCTCACCACCTCCAGCCGCTCACGGGGTGCCAGGTAGGGGTATTCCCCATTGga is part of the Strix uralensis isolate ZFMK-TIS-50842 chromosome 7, bStrUra1, whole genome shotgun sequence genome and encodes:
- the MORN4 gene encoding MORN repeat-containing protein 4 isoform X1, encoding MRGLWASPAAPPSQQPPSAPLPASSCTVLPETATMTLTKGSFTYSNGEEYRGEWKEGRRHGVGQLTFADGTAYVGHFENGLFHGCGVLTFSDGSRYEGEFVQGKFNGVGVFTRCDNMTFEGEFKGGRVYGFGLLTFPDGSHGVPRNEGFFENNKLLRREKCPAVIQRAQGASKSAHNLTA
- the MORN4 gene encoding MORN repeat-containing protein 4 isoform X2, which codes for MTLTKGSFTYSNGEEYRGEWKEGRRHGVGQLTFADGTAYVGHFENGLFHGCGVLTFSDGSRYEGEFVQGKFNGVGVFTRCDNMTFEGEFKGGRVYGFGLLTFPDGSHGVPRNEGFFENNKLLRREKCPAVIQRAQGASKSAHNLTA
- the HOGA1 gene encoding 4-hydroxy-2-oxoglutarate aldolase, mitochondrial, which produces MALSTRLAWPLRPALAALCQAARGQRRGLSVPVGPGHSLDLGGIFPPLATPFSPTQEVDYAQLEGNLRRYANVPFRGLVVLGSNGEYPYLAPRERLEVVSCVRRALPRDRLLLAGSGCESTQATIELTVNMAEAGADVALVVTPCYYRGAMTSAALVQHYTEVADASPIPVVLYSVPANTGLDLPLEAVLTLAQHPNIVGIKDSGGDITRMGLMVHKTRQEDFQVLAGSAGFLMASYALGASGGVCALANVLGAPLCQLDHLCRKGHWQEARDLQHRLIEPNTAVTRRFGIPGLKKAMEWFGYYGGPCRAPLAPLSPPQVEELRGAFSANGWL